The following is a genomic window from Leptolyngbya sp. 'hensonii'.
GCACTCAAAGACCTCGGCGATTGCCGGGGCGGTCCATCCTTGCGCATTCAGCCGCAGCATATGGGCACGGTCTCGGGTTCGTTGCGGCACGGTCCTGGCTAATCTCAGTTCAGCCAGGGTGCGGTCTTCCTCGTCACTCAGTTTGATTCGTAAGGGGGCAGGCACTAGAGACAACCAGTAGAGGGCCAAATCTATCTTATACTTTATCCCTCCGACCTACTTAGTGCGTAGTCTAGTGGTTTTATAACGCCACGATAACTGAGTGTCCTGGTTAACTGATTGCGGATTTTCTTACCCCGGATTCTGACTTCTAACCGTTCCAGATCTTCATCGCTGTTGTTGCGATCGACAATTTCAACGGCAACATTGATATCGGCATCCAAGTAACGCAGAACTAAATCTGCTACTTCTTGCCGATAAGTCGCACCAGCAATACCAGGCAATAAGCCTAGAACCTGTGCCCATCCTTGGCGGTCTGTAACAGGCGTTTCCCGTTGCCCTGCGCCGGGAAACTTAAGGTTGTAGCACTTTGCTACAACCTCTGGATATCTTTCACATAAACGCTTCCAGGTTTTTCTTGGGTTCTTCTGTCCTCCAACGACAGCAATCAAGATGGTTAGTGTAGTTGTCTGCCCTCTCTATAATCCTTTGGCAACGTAAACAGACTCAGGGCAACTTGATTGAGATCGAGGTTGGTGAGTTGGGCAATCGATCCTCCTTTCAGAAAAGCTTCTGGTTTCGCAGTGCAAGCACTATTTCTCAGAGCTACTGAGCGTTTTTGAAAGCTGCCGTATTCCGAATGCTGCCATACACTGTAAAAATGGAGATCGACGACTCATCAAGTTTCTTAAAGAAGTTGTAACTGGTGTGAGTATTTAGGGCGAATA
Proteins encoded in this region:
- a CDS encoding helix-turn-helix domain-containing protein encodes the protein MALYWLSLVPAPLRIKLSDEEDRTLAELRLARTVPQRTRDRAHMLRLNAQGWTAPAIAEVFEC